AGTTTTTTAGCTAAACGTTTTGTTGCAGATGCTTTTGCACGTTTTCGTTCAGTAGTAGGTTTTTCGTAAAATTCTCTTCTTCGAATTTCTGCTAAAATTCCAGCTTTTTCGCAAGATCGTTTAAATCTTCTTAGAGCTACATCAAAAGGTTCGTTTTCACGAACTTTAATTATTGGCATATATTTCCTTAATGATATTAAAAATAAATTTTATATGTTTCAAATTGTTGAAGTATGGTAATAGTTTTTGTTTTCACAAATATTAGTCTTTTACGTAAGATACTTATAGGTATTAACTTGTAACATTTATATTATAGAAACAATTTTTTTATTTGATAGTTAACTAGTATATATGTTATGTTTAGTTTTTTTATATAATTATATTGCAATATAATATAAAGATATTAGATATATTTATAAATTGTTATTATAGTGATAAATATTTATGCGTATATTAGGTATTGAAACTTCTTGTGATGATACTGGTATTGCGATATATGATGATGCTATGGGTATTCTATCTGATAAATTATATAATCAATCACATTTCCATAATTTTTATGGTGGAGTTGTTCCGGAGTTAGCGTCTCGAAAGCATATTGAAGTATTAGCAACATTAATTGAAACTATGTTTCAAGAATTTAATATTGATAAAAGTTCTATCGATGCTATTGCTTATACTGCAGGGCCCGGATTAGTAGGATCTTTATTAGTTGGTGCAACTTTAGCTACTTCGTTGGCTTTTTCTTTAAATATACCTACTATTTTGGTAAATCACATGGAAGGTCATTTATTAACTCCTATGTTGGAGTGTACAAGGATAAAATTTCCATTTGTAGGGTTATTAGCATCTGGTGGTCATACTCAATTGATTAATGCATATGATATTGGGAAATACGAGTTATTAGGTGAATCATTAGATGATGCTGTTGGTGAAGCTTTTGATAAAATAGCTAAATTATTAGGCCTAAATTACCCTGGAGGACCAAGCTTATCTAAATTAGCGCAATCAGGTATACCTGGATATTTCAAATTTCCAAGGCCTATAATACATCGAAAAGATTTAAATTTTAGTTTTTCTGGATTAAAAACATTTGTTTCAAATGTTATAAGGAAAGAAAAACTGAATTTTCAAATGCGGGCAAATATTGCAAAAGAATTTGAAAATGCAGTCACAGATGTTTTAGTTACAAAAAGTAAACAAGCTTTGAAAAAATTGAACTATACTACTTTAGTCGTGTCTGGAGGAGTCAGCGCAAATATAATATTACGACAGAAATTAAATAGTATGACTAAGTTGTTTCATAAAAAAGTTTTTTTTTCAAAACCAGAGTGGTGTACTGATAATGGTGTGATGATAGCATATGTAGGTATGTTACGATTTAAGAAATTTAAAAATTTTGATTTAAACATTGCTGTTTTTCCTAAATGGTCTCTTACTGACTTAAGAGTGGTATAAATATTTAAAATAATAATAAGGCAGAATAGATGTTTTATTTAGTTTGACTTTTTTTTTGTTTCTTGTATTAGTTATTAAAATTTTTATATATATTGTTATTTAGTCTTTTTATTATACTTGAGTTGTAATATATTTTTTTAAATCTTGAATAGTTAATATTGGAATATTATGTAATTTCGAAAATTGGATAATTTCAGACAATTTTGACATAGATCCATCTTTATTAGTTAATTCGCATAGTATTCCAGCAGGTTTAAATCCTGCTAAGGTGACTAATTCTATAGAAGCTTCTGTGTGCCCGGATCGTCCAAATATGCCATTTTTGTGTGCTTGCAATGGAAATACGTGTCCAGGTCGATTCAGATCCTGTGGTTTAGCATAGTCATTAATTGCTGCTCGAATAGTTGTTATTCTGTCTTTAGCAGATACCCCAGTTGACACTCCTTGAGCAGCTTCTATAGTAATAGTAAAATTAGTACCAAACTTGCTAGTGTTGTTTTTAACCATAAAAGGTAATTCTAGTTGTTTTCGTTTGGATTCTGTAATGCACAAACACACAATTCCACTTCCATAGCGAATAGTTAATGCCATTTGTTCTATAGTCATTGTTTCTGCTGGAAAGACTAAATCTCCTTCGTTTTCACGGTCAATATCATCTAGAATAATTACTCCATGTCCTAATTTAAGGGATTGAATTGCGTTTTTAACACGTTTGTATGGAGTGATAGAAAATAAAGATCTGTATGTTTCCATTTTTAACCTTTTTATATTAAAAATATTAGTATGAGTTAAAGTTAATCTATATTAAAATTTAATTAAGAACTGTATTATCGTGTATAGTAATATACTATGATATTTATTTAAAATAAATATTTCTAATATTTTTTGTTACAGAATCATTATAAATGATGATTAAGGAAAATATGATATTTTATACTGATATAATTTGTTGATGCGTATAAGGAATATTTTTATGAAAATATATTTAGTTGGAGGAGCTATTCGAAATAAATTACTACGAATTCCTGTTAAAGATAGAGATTGGGTGGTAATTGGAGCTACACCTGAAACATTATTAAATTTAAATTTTAAAAAAGTAGGAAAAGATTTTCCAGTATTTTTACATCCAGATAGTAAAGAAGAATATTCTTTAGCAAGAATAGACAAAAAATTCGGTTTAGGATATACAGGATTTAAAAGTAATTATTCTCAAACAGTAACTTTAAAAGAAGATTTAATACGAAGAGATTTAACAATTAATGCTATAGCTCAAGATCAAAATGGTAATTATATCGATTTTTTTAGTGGTTTACAAGATTTAAAAAATAGGATATTACGGCATGTATCATCTTCTTTTTGTGAAGATCCTCTGAGAATTCTCAGAGTAGCAAGATTTTCTGCAGCACTTAATCATTTTGGTTTTTGTATTGCACAAGAAACTATGCAGTTAATGATCGATATGGTAAAAAATAAAGAGTTATTATATTTGACTAAAGACAGAATTTGGAAAGAAACAGAAAAAGCTCTGATGACAAAAAATCCTCATGTTTATTTTCAAATTTTATATAATTGTAATGCTTTATCTATTGTATTTCCTGAAATTAATTTAGCATGCCAGTATGAATTATACAGAATTAATACATGTGGTCGACAAATTTATTTTAAATCTGATTTTTTTTTAGAACTTGCAAAAATTTCGAATTTGAATCATAAGATAGAAATTCAATTTGCTTATTTATGTAATATTATCTGTCAACTTACAGTATTTAATGTTAATCTATTTTCTATTCAAATTTGTGATGAAATTTCTAAAAATTTTATAAAAATTTTGTGTCAACGCTTTCGTATTCCATCTCATATAAGAAACTTGTCTATCGTTTTCTCTGGTTTTTTTAAATTTTTAAGTACTATTCAATTTCAATCTTCGAAAAAAATTATTTTATTTTTTAATAAAATAGATGCATGGAGAAAACCTGATAGGATAAAACAATTGTCTATATTACTTAATTTATATATATATAACACACATAACGAAAGAATACATGCATATTCAAGTGATTTTTTAGAAAGCGTTTTTGGTATTTCTAAAAAAATTTCAATTAAACCTATTCTAAATTCAGGTTTTTTAGGTATCGCAATAAAAAATGAATTGGTTCGTTTAAGAGTGATTGCTGTTGATACATGGAGAAAAAGTTTAGGAAAAGATTTTAGTGGTAAAAAAATACATAAATTATAATAGATAACATGAACCGATAAATGATAAATGGTATAAAAGAACCAGTACTGACTATTTTTAAACATTTTCGTATACACAGTTTAGATGTAATAAAAGCAGATAAAAAACCTATTATTAAAAGACACATATTACAATGAGATATAGTTGAAACGTCATGAATTATGTCTAATATCATTGCTCCGAAAAAAATAGGAACAGATATAATAAAAGAAAAATATGTAGCTACGCGTTGATTAAGACCTATTAAAATTCCTATAGAAATAGTAGAACAAGATCTAGAAAATCCAGGAAATAATGCTAAACATTGAAAACATCCTATAGTAAATGATTTAATTAAGTTTATATGTGTGTTTTTATTTTTAATTCTGGTTTTGAGTATTTCGGATAACATTAACAATGTGGAACCACATATTATAGATAATAATATATTTTTAGGATTAAATATAAATTGCATATATTTATGAGAATATAGTCCTAGCAATGCAATTGGAAATATGCTAAGCAGTATATGGTAATATGATAGATGATTATTATAAGTATATTTTTTTTTAATTTTTAATAGAGAGTAGAGTAATGTAATAAATGTGTTTTTGAAATGTAATAATATAGATAATGATGTACCTAATTGCATAAACAAATTTAATGTTTTTGCTTCATTAGCTTCTATTTTAAATATTTTAGAAAAAATCATAATGTGACAAGTAGATGAAATAGGAAAGAATTCTGTAATACCTTCAATAATTCCTAATATTATAGTTATAATAATGTAATACATGTTAAACATATGTACATTCATGTTGTGATATAGAATAAAATTTTGATGAAAGTTAATTAATTAAAATAGGCAAAACGGATGGATGATATACCGTTTTACCTATAAAAATTATTTTTTTATAGAAAAAATTATGTCCTTACCTGCAATAACTTGACCTGATTTTTTGTTTATTTCGTTAAAATTTTCTATGTTAGATATAACTATAGGTGTTATTATAGATTTTGCTGTTTTTTTTAATAAAAATAAATCAAGACCAATAATTGGATCGCCTATTTTTACAGTTTGGTTTTCTTGAGCAAGTTTTTTGAATCCAACACCATTTAATTGAATTGTATCTATTCCGAAATGTACAAATAGTTCAACGTCGTTTTCATTTGATTTGATTGAAAAAGCATGTAATGTTTTGAATATTTTTCCAATAATTCCATTAATAGGGGATAATATAATGCTACTATTCGGTGCAATAGCTATTCCATCTCCTACTATTTTTTTTGAAAATACGACATCTGGAACTTTTTCAAGACTAACTATATCTCCTGATAATGGAGCAAAAATATTTATTTTATTATTTGATATAATATTTTTACTTTTAAAAAAATTGGAAAATAAATTCATATTTTGTCCTGTTAATAATTTTTATTAACTATTTTTAATAAATTCGTTAATAATATTTATTATTTCTTCTGACGTTGGTTTAGATAGAACGTTTTTTGCTAGATGTATAGCTTCTGAAAAATTTGTTGTTCGAATTATTTTTTTCACTCTTGGAATAGTTGGTGCACTCATGCTAAATTCATCTAAACCCATTCCGAGTAATAGTGCAGTAGCTTTCTCATCTCCAGCCAGTTCTCCACACATACCTGTCCATTTTCCAGCATCTCGGGAAGCATTGATAACTTTTTGAATTAAGTTTAATACAGAAGGACTCATTGGATTATATAGATTAGAAATCAAGTCATTACCTCTATCTACAGCTAGCGTATACTGCGTTAAATCGTTACTTCCAATACTAAAAAAATCTACTTCTTTTGCTAAGTGATGAGCTATTATAGCAGATGCTGGAGTTTCTATCATAATTCCTATTTCTATTTTTGAATTAAATTGTATTTTTTTATTTTTTAATATGATTTTTAATTTTTTTAGTTCTTCTTTTAAACTTCGTACTTCTTCTACAGAAATGATCATAGGAAACATTATTTTTAATTTTCCGAAAGCAGAAGCTCGTAATATTGCAGTTAACTGAGCGTGTAAGATTTCTTTTTTATCCATTGCTATTCGAATAGCTCTCCAACCTAAAAAAGGATTGTCTTCTTTAGGAACCTTCATATATGACAGATTTTTATCACCTCCTATATCCATTGTTCTAATTATTACGGATTTTCCTTTCATTTTTTCTGCTACTATTTTATATGCTCTGAATTGTTCTTCTTCGGTAGGGAAAGAATTGCGATTCATAAATAAAAATTCTGTTCGGTATAGCCCGATACATTCAGCACCGTATTTCTGGGCATTAACTACATCATTAATAGTTCCTATATTTGCTCCAATTTTTATTTTATGTCCATCTATTGTAGTTGCACATAAATATTTTAATTGTGTTAAATTATTTTTTTCTAGTTCGTATTTTTTTTTTAATTTTTTGATTTTTTGTATTTGAGATGGTTTTGGATTGATAAATATAGCATTATTTATGCCATCTAATATTAAGAAATCGTTATTATTTACTTTTTTGGTTATGTTTCCAGTTCCAACTATTGCAGGTATTTCTAGAGAACGAGCCATAATAGAAGTATGTGATGTTTGTCCACCTAAGTCTGTAATAAATCCTAATACTTTATTTAATTTTATTTGAGCAGTTTCTGAGGGAGTTAAATCTTTGGCTATTAAAATAACTGGATTTTTAATATGATCGAGATCGATAATATTTAAATTAAGTATATTTCTAATTAATCTGTTTCCGATATCTCTAATGTCGATTGCTCTATTTCGTAAATATTCATCGTTTAATTGCTCTAATATTTTAGCTTGTTTTTCTATAACAGTTTGAGTTGCATATTCTGCTGATAATCGTTTTTTTTGAATGAGAAATAATATGTTTTCTTCCAATTCTTCATCTTCTACCAACATAATATGTCCTTCAAAAATATCTTCTTTACCATTTTTAAAATTTTTAGCTACTTGTAGTTTTATAATTTGAAGTTGATCAATAGTTTTAGATTTACCATGGATGAATTTTTTAATTTCTTGTTTTACTTCATCATGTTGAATTGCATTTTGATTAATAATAATTTTTTCTTCTACGAGTAGTAATGCATTTCCAAAAGCAATACCTGGAGATACTAAAATACCTGAAATCATAATATTACCCTTAACATCACAATATGTTATATTTTTATGATAGTAATTTGTTGGTCTCAGGTAACATTATATTAATTAGTATATATTATCCGGAAGTAACGTTATACTTCCGGTAAAATTGTACTTTGAATAATATTTAATATTTTAAGACACAAATTTTTTTATTTAAGTGTTTTTATAAATTTTTCTAAATTTTCTACTGCTATTTTTTCATCCTTACCATTGGCAGAAATAGTTATTAAACTGTTTTTTACTAAACCGAGTGTTTGGAGTTTAAATAAACTTTTTGCATTTACAGATTTTCCATTAGAAATGATATTAATTTCTGAAACAAATTTTTTTGCTTCTTTTACTAAAAGTGCAGCAGGACGAGTATGTAATCCATGAGGATTAGTAATAACAATTTCTTTTTGAAACATTGTTGTTCTCCCTAATTTTATTTTAAATTACTTAAATAAAATTAGTATATAATATTCTAAAATATTTATGACTTTAATTTAATTAAAGTTAGTGTAATACATTATAAAAGTAGTATTATTTTTAAATTTATATTTAATATGTAATATTAAGTTTGTTGATAAGTCACTTATTATATGAATTTTAATTAATATGCAATAAGTATGTGTTTTTACAGTAATGTAGTTTTAAACAAAAAAATTATTTTTTGCAATGAAATTTTATTAATGTGATTTAGAGATTTGAAGATAGTGTCTTTTTTAATATTTTTCCCAAAAAAAAAGAGAATAAAAACTATGTATTTTTTGGAAGAATTTGTTTTTAGTAATTTTGATGCACAATAGTGCTATTTTAGATAATATTCTTACTTAACTTACTTTCTTTTTTGTCTTTTTGTGTAGTCAATATAGATTTTTAATTAAATATAGTAATTATTATATTAATTACGTTTAAATAAAAGTATTTGGATATAAATGTATATATTATTTTTTATATTTTATAAATTTTATAGTGATATTTTTAAGCATTGGATGGTTATTACAGTACGTTTATTTATAATAAGTGTTAATAAATGTAAATGTGTTTTTATTTTTTGTAAATTAAAAATTTTTTATAATAGTTGATATATTTAATATTTAATATATATATTTTAGTTTTTTTTAATCTTTATACTATTAGTTGTATGCATTTCAAATTTTTAGGATTATCAAATTATTTATCCAATATATACTTTTCAAGCATTTTACATTATATATTATTCCGATATATTGATTTTTTATTTCTTTGAATATCGTTTTTAATTTTATAGTAAATTCTACAATTTTAAGAGATATCTGATGTTTAATGGATTTCGATATTTAAGATTATTGATAATTTTATTTTTTTAATTATAGTGGTTAATGATAAAGAGATTTTTTATATTTTTTATTTTTTGTAATTTTAGTATTATTAATATTTTTATTTTAAGGATGATAGTTTGTATATTAATGTCATCGTTACATGATATGTAATTTTATTGTTAATGTGATTAAATTAGTTTTACATTAATAAAGTCAATATTAAATGTTTATTTTGAGTTAAATTATTTAGACATGTATGTAATGATATGTAAAAATTTCTTAAAAATAATCATTTTTTTGATTTAATGTATAAATTTTGCTTTTAAAAGTTATTTTGTGTAATAAAGTTAGTTTTAAATGGTTTTTTGATTCAATAAATTGGTATTGTATGATATTTATAAAAAATTATATATTAAAGTTGCAAGAAAAAATTCGTTATTATGAATACTTGTATCATTCTCTTGGTTCTCCAGAAATTTCTGATAATAGATATGATTTTTTAATCAAAAAATTGCATTATTTAGAAAATAAATATAAGCATCTTTTAACTGCAAATAGTTCTCCCACGCAGATGATAGGATCTCCTGGAATCATCGGATTTAAAAAACACAAACATATTACTCCTATGCTATCGTTAAATCATGTGTTTAACTATAGTGATTTTTTAAACTTTTATAAAAACATTAAAATTTCTTTAAAAGAAAAAAAAGTTTTTTTTTGTTGTGAACTAAAAATTGATGGTTTAGCTTTAAATTTAGTATATAGGAAAGGAATATTAATACAAGCTATGACTAGAGGTGATGGTATTGCAGGAGAAGATGTTACTGATAATGTTCGTGTAATTTCTTCTATTCCTAATAAGTTAAATGGAATAAACATACCTAAAAAATTAGAAGTTAGGGGAGAAATTTTTATGTTAAAAAATGATTTAATGCGATTAAATGGTAGTGTAATGAATAATTGCAAAAAAATATTTTCTAACACTAGGAATGCCGCTTCTGGGTTGTTACGTCAAAAAAATTTAAATAATGTTGCAATGCAAAATTTGATGTTCTGTTGTTATGGATATGGTTATTATCCTAGGTATACTAATCTTTTTAGTCATTATGATAGATTAAAACAATTGAATCTTTGGGGATTACCTATTAGTGGATATAATTCTATACTTCATTCTAGCTATGATATTTTATGTTTTTATAAAAAAATTAATAGTATGCGACAATTTTTAAATTTTAATATTGATGGAATAGTTATAAAAGTAAATTCTATTATTTTGCAAAATAAATTAGGTTGTACTAATAAAGCTCCTAGATGGGCTATGGCATTTAAGTTTGTTGATCAGGAGAAGTTGTCTAAAGTTATAGGAATCATGTATTGCGTAGGCAGAACGGGAGCTATCACTCCAGTTGCTAAGATTAATCCTATTTTTATTTCTGGTGTAACTATAAAGAAAGTTTCTTTATATAATTTTAATGAAATTAAAAAATTAGATTTACATATAGGTGATATTGTTACAATAAAACGTTCTGGAGATGTAATTCCTAAGATAATTAGTGTTGTTAAAGATTATCGTTCTAAAAATATAAAAAAAATAGTATTTCCACATTTATGTCCAGTATGCAAGTCTATTCTTAAATTAAATACAAAGTATACTAAAGTATATTGCACAGGAGGTTTAAAATGTAAAGGAAGACTTAAAAAATTATTATATTATTTTTGTTCTAAAAATGGATTAAATATTCATGGACTAGGTTATAAAATTATTAGTCAATTAGTGGATAGAAATTATATAAAAAATTTTTTTGATTTTTTTAACCTTGATTTTGATTTATTATCTAGTTTAGAAGATATTGGAAAAAAAACTACAATTAACATTATTAATTCTATTAATCAATCTAAGAATGTTATTCTATCTAAATTTTTATGTGCTTTAGGGATTAAAGAAATAGGATCAATTAAATCTAATATTATTGCTAAACATTTTTTATCCTTGGAAAATTTAATGAATACTACGTTACAAGAATTAGTTTTATTAAAAGGTATTGGATTTAGTTCTGCATGTAGTCTATTTGATTTTATCAATATAAAATATAATCAG
Above is a genomic segment from Buchnera aphidicola (Meitanaphis flavogallis) containing:
- the tsaD gene encoding tRNA (adenosine(37)-N6)-threonylcarbamoyltransferase complex transferase subunit TsaD, giving the protein MRILGIETSCDDTGIAIYDDAMGILSDKLYNQSHFHNFYGGVVPELASRKHIEVLATLIETMFQEFNIDKSSIDAIAYTAGPGLVGSLLVGATLATSLAFSLNIPTILVNHMEGHLLTPMLECTRIKFPFVGLLASGGHTQLINAYDIGKYELLGESLDDAVGEAFDKIAKLLGLNYPGGPSLSKLAQSGIPGYFKFPRPIIHRKDLNFSFSGLKTFVSNVIRKEKLNFQMRANIAKEFENAVTDVLVTKSKQALKKLNYTTLVVSGGVSANIILRQKLNSMTKLFHKKVFFSKPEWCTDNGVMIAYVGMLRFKKFKNFDLNIAVFPKWSLTDLRVV
- a CDS encoding tRNA CCA-pyrophosphorylase (catalyzes the addition and repair of the 3'-terminal CCA sequence in tRNA; these proteins belong to the CCA-adding enzyme subfamily 2 which does not have phosphohydrolase activity); the encoded protein is MKIYLVGGAIRNKLLRIPVKDRDWVVIGATPETLLNLNFKKVGKDFPVFLHPDSKEEYSLARIDKKFGLGYTGFKSNYSQTVTLKEDLIRRDLTINAIAQDQNGNYIDFFSGLQDLKNRILRHVSSSFCEDPLRILRVARFSAALNHFGFCIAQETMQLMIDMVKNKELLYLTKDRIWKETEKALMTKNPHVYFQILYNCNALSIVFPEINLACQYELYRINTCGRQIYFKSDFFLELAKISNLNHKIEIQFAYLCNIICQLTVFNVNLFSIQICDEISKNFIKILCQRFRIPSHIRNLSIVFSGFFKFLSTIQFQSSKKIILFFNKIDAWRKPDRIKQLSILLNLYIYNTHNERIHAYSSDFLESVFGISKKISIKPILNSGFLGIAIKNELVRLRVIAVDTWRKSLGKDFSGKKIHKL
- a CDS encoding undecaprenyl-diphosphate phosphatase; translation: MYYIIITIILGIIEGITEFFPISSTCHIMIFSKIFKIEANEAKTLNLFMQLGTSLSILLHFKNTFITLLYSLLKIKKKYTYNNHLSYYHILLSIFPIALLGLYSHKYMQFIFNPKNILLSIICGSTLLMLSEILKTRIKNKNTHINLIKSFTIGCFQCLALFPGFSRSCSTISIGILIGLNQRVATYFSFIISVPIFFGAMILDIIHDVSTISHCNMCLLIIGFLSAFITSKLCIRKCLKIVSTGSFIPFIIYRFMLSIIIYVFFYH
- the ribB gene encoding 3,4-dihydroxy-2-butanone-4-phosphate synthase, with amino-acid sequence METYRSLFSITPYKRVKNAIQSLKLGHGVIILDDIDRENEGDLVFPAETMTIEQMALTIRYGSGIVCLCITESKRKQLELPFMVKNNTSKFGTNFTITIEAAQGVSTGVSAKDRITTIRAAINDYAKPQDLNRPGHVFPLQAHKNGIFGRSGHTEASIELVTLAGFKPAGILCELTNKDGSMSKLSEIIQFSKLHNIPILTIQDLKKYITTQV
- the rpsU gene encoding 30S ribosomal protein S21, with product MPIIKVRENEPFDVALRRFKRSCEKAGILAEIRRREFYEKPTTERKRAKASATKRLAKKLSRENAKRIRMY
- a CDS encoding HPr family phosphocarrier protein; this encodes MFQKEIVITNPHGLHTRPAALLVKEAKKFVSEINIISNGKSVNAKSLFKLQTLGLVKNSLITISANGKDEKIAVENLEKFIKTLK
- the ligA gene encoding NAD-dependent DNA ligase LigA yields the protein MIFIKNYILKLQEKIRYYEYLYHSLGSPEISDNRYDFLIKKLHYLENKYKHLLTANSSPTQMIGSPGIIGFKKHKHITPMLSLNHVFNYSDFLNFYKNIKISLKEKKVFFCCELKIDGLALNLVYRKGILIQAMTRGDGIAGEDVTDNVRVISSIPNKLNGINIPKKLEVRGEIFMLKNDLMRLNGSVMNNCKKIFSNTRNAASGLLRQKNLNNVAMQNLMFCCYGYGYYPRYTNLFSHYDRLKQLNLWGLPISGYNSILHSSYDILCFYKKINSMRQFLNFNIDGIVIKVNSIILQNKLGCTNKAPRWAMAFKFVDQEKLSKVIGIMYCVGRTGAITPVAKINPIFISGVTIKKVSLYNFNEIKKLDLHIGDIVTIKRSGDVIPKIISVVKDYRSKNIKKIVFPHLCPVCKSILKLNTKYTKVYCTGGLKCKGRLKKLLYYFCSKNGLNIHGLGYKIISQLVDRNYIKNFFDFFNLDFDLLSSLEDIGKKTTINIINSINQSKNVILSKFLCALGIKEIGSIKSNIIAKHFLSLENLMNTTLQELVLLKGIGFSSACSLFDFINIKYNQDIIFNLSNSLNISSNHVQYNNTVKKLNPFFKKKIVISGTLNKFSRIEIKGIISQLEGRVMSDVSKNTDYIVVGKNPGYKFVKSKILKIKVILEQDFLKIIQDFL
- the crr gene encoding PTS glucose transporter subunit IIA, which codes for MNLFSNFFKSKNIISNNKINIFAPLSGDIVSLEKVPDVVFSKKIVGDGIAIAPNSSIILSPINGIIGKIFKTLHAFSIKSNENDVELFVHFGIDTIQLNGVGFKKLAQENQTVKIGDPIIGLDLFLLKKTAKSIITPIVISNIENFNEINKKSGQVIAGKDIIFSIKK
- the ptsI gene encoding phosphoenolpyruvate-protein phosphotransferase PtsI; protein product: MISGILVSPGIAFGNALLLVEEKIIINQNAIQHDEVKQEIKKFIHGKSKTIDQLQIIKLQVAKNFKNGKEDIFEGHIMLVEDEELEENILFLIQKKRLSAEYATQTVIEKQAKILEQLNDEYLRNRAIDIRDIGNRLIRNILNLNIIDLDHIKNPVILIAKDLTPSETAQIKLNKVLGFITDLGGQTSHTSIMARSLEIPAIVGTGNITKKVNNNDFLILDGINNAIFINPKPSQIQKIKKLKKKYELEKNNLTQLKYLCATTIDGHKIKIGANIGTINDVVNAQKYGAECIGLYRTEFLFMNRNSFPTEEEQFRAYKIVAEKMKGKSVIIRTMDIGGDKNLSYMKVPKEDNPFLGWRAIRIAMDKKEILHAQLTAILRASAFGKLKIMFPMIISVEEVRSLKEELKKLKIILKNKKIQFNSKIEIGIMIETPASAIIAHHLAKEVDFFSIGSNDLTQYTLAVDRGNDLISNLYNPMSPSVLNLIQKVINASRDAGKWTGMCGELAGDEKATALLLGMGLDEFSMSAPTIPRVKKIIRTTNFSEAIHLAKNVLSKPTSEEIINIINEFIKNS